Below is a window of Bos indicus isolate NIAB-ARS_2022 breed Sahiwal x Tharparkar chromosome 19, NIAB-ARS_B.indTharparkar_mat_pri_1.0, whole genome shotgun sequence DNA.
aagcaagagagttccagaaaagcatctatttctgctttattgactatgccaaagcctttgactgtgtggatcacaataaactgtggaacattctgaaagagatgggaataccagaccacctgacctgcctcttgagaaatttgtatgcaggtcaggaagcaagagttagaactggacatggaacagactggttccaaacaggaaaaggagtacatcaaggctgtatattgtcaccctgcttgtttaacttctatgcagagtacatcatgagaaacgctggactggaagaaacacaagctggaatcaagattgccgggagaaatatcactaacctcagacgtgcagatgacaccatccttatggcagaaagtgaagaggaactcaatagcctcttgatgaaagtgaaagtggagagtgaaaaagttggcttaaagctcaacattcagaaaacgaagatcatgacatccggtctcatcacttcatgggaaatagatggagaaacagtggaaacagtgtcagactttacttttgggggctccaaaatcactgcagatggtgactgcagccatgaaattaaaagacgcttactccttggaaggaaagttatgaccaacctagatagcatattgaaaagcagagacattactctgccaacaaaggtttgtctagttaaggctatggtttttcctgtggtcatgtatggatgtgagagttggagtgtgaagaaggctgagtgccaaagaattgatgcttttgaactgtggtgttggagtagactcttgagagtcccttggactgcaaggagatccaaccagtccattctgaaggagatcagccctgggatttctttggaaggactgatgctaaagctgaaactccagtactttggccacctcatgcgaagagtggactcattggaaaagactctgatgctgggagggattgggggcaggaggagaaggggacgacagaggatgagatggctggatggcatcactgacttgatggacttgaatctgggtgaactccaggagttggtgatggacagggaggcctggcgtgctgcgattcatggggttgcaaagagtcggacacgactgcgtgactgaactgaactgaactggacattcAAGTGGAGATGTTCAGAAGTCAGTTGGATTTATAGGCTGGAAGTTTGGAGAAAGATTTGGATTAGAATCTAGAGTTGGGAATCATTAGCAAATAGATGGTAATAGAAGTGGTATGAAATCATCCCAGAAGAGTTAACAGAATGGGGAAAGGAATGGGTTCAGAACAAAATCCAAGGAACATTTAAGGGAAgggctgagaaagaaaaaaaaaagtgcaaaggGATCAAGGCCAGGCCAGAGTCACAACCCAAAGTCACAGGGAGGGAGTTCAAAGAGTGAGGAACCGGGAAGCATCCTGGATTCAGCAGGAAAGTCGTTGGTGACCTTGGAGAGAGCAGTTTCAGTGGAGCCATGGGGACAGCACCAGATTGCAGTGGATTGAAGAGTGAGTGGGAGGTGAGGGAGTGGAGACAGCTGGCATGGACATTTTTTTCAAGATGTTGGGCCAAGAACAGACAGAGATACAGTGTTAACTTTAGATGGaactagaaatgaaaatctttttctaCGCTAACCAGGGAGTGGAGGAAAATACAGGAcaaaagaaataatcaataaaccctaTGGAGAGAAGCAGGGCACAGATGTCAGGGTTGTTCTTAAGATGCGAAGGACCTACTTCCATTTGTGAAACTGACGGACAAAATGATCGACTGATTTGGAAGATAGATATCTGGTACTTTTCTTTGATAGATGTTGTTTATCCTCTGGGAAGTTGGGAGCCAGGCCATGAGTAAGGAGTTTGTAGGCTGAACCTTTTTTCCTCAGCTAGTCAAAGTAGGAGGTTTCCAGCAGGACAGAAGTAGTCAAAGCACTAAAGCACGAGCCTAGTGGGAAGtgggctgaggctgaagctttAAAATTCGAGGGATGAGAGGCTGACTGAGAGGAAGTGTGATGTTCCTCTCATCCAGAGGAAAGCTGCATTTGGGCCACAAAATGAGAGGTTCTTTTCCCCGAACCTCGTGCTGGGGCTTTGATTTTGGGTCCCTCTGCCTCGTCTAGTCAATTTGCCTTCCCCAGCTTGTCTCTCACGTCTAGGCCTCGAGCCTCCTTGTCCCCACCGAGGACCAGCTGGAAGCCATTTTGATTAAGCTCCACCACAGAAGGAGGACAATACAGCCCCGCCCAGAGTCAGGCGCGCCCCCGCGGCGGGCCGCGTGCGCGTGTCCGCGCCTCTTCCCGCCGGCCTGGCGGGCGCCGGGGCCAGgccggggcggcgcggggcgggggttgggggtggttATGTAAGCGTTGCGCGCTCCCGCGAGGCAGCAACCAATGAGGAGCCTCGGTGACTCGGGCTCGCGCAcgcagggtggggggagggagcgCACGACGTGCGCgcgccctctccctcctccaccgCTGCCGCCTCCTTCTTCTGCCGCTCCTGGTGCTGCTTGTGTGCTCGTTCCGTGCGGACCTGGTACCTCTTTTGTGAAGCGGCAGCTGAGGAGACTCCGGCGCTCGCCATGGCGGACGAAAAGCCCAAGGTGAGCTCGGCGCCGGCCTCCGCGCCTCGCCGTGCGGCCGGGGTCACGGCGCGGGCCGGGGTCCGGCCTGAGCCCGCCGCGGGCTCCCCGCGCCTTCCCGGGCCCCCCACGGGGCGGCCGCGGCTCAGGCCCCGGCGCTCCGCGCcattttcctccctcccctcttcctcccgcCCGCGCGGGAGGAGGCCCCgccgccctcccccgcccccggccgcctCGGAGTGCGCGCCGGGCGCGAGTTGGGCGGGCGAATCGCGGACACCCGCGGGCCCACCGGCCGCGAGCGGGGCTTCTCGGGCCCGGTTGGCCGGGCGCGCGTAACGAGGGGCGTTAGGGCGCGCGGTGTCCCCACCCTCGGCGGACCCCGCGCCGGGGCGGGTGTTGCCGCCTCTGCGGTGGCGTGGAGTTCCCTCGGCCCAGGGCTTCCCCGCTCGGGGGTGGGGGCCGCAAGCatttggggacccctgcccctGGCCGCACTGGCCGGCTGAGGGCTCGGGGTGAATCAATGGGCTGCCGATGGGCTGGAAGCCGGATGCCTGTCGGGCCGTCTTcaggggcaggggttgggggattCCCGGGGAGTATTTCCCACATTTTTTGTCAGAATGGGCAGGGGCTTTTCCCTGGGTGCCAAGTAACCCTTAGCTTGCCGAGACCATGTGGTTTGGAGAAGTTGGAGGCAAATGTACGAGCAGAGAGACTTTGCAGGGCTTAACTTTTTTAACGTGAGTTTTGAGGCACCAGGCTTTTCCCTGGAGGACTGGGGCGCACACTTCTTCCTGGCACACGGGacttttcttttggtttgttttgtgaCCCCCACCTCCCGCCATCCCCTTCCCTTCTGAAGTGGTTTAGGGACTACAGAATTCTTTCTGCACTTGATTTTGGTGAACTTCAGATTTTGTCGAAATCTACAAGGAAGACTCGGAATAAAACTGTGCATTTGACTCATGACAACAGAGGGGAGTGGAGAAAAAGCtcttaactaaaaataaacaaaaatgaagctGCTCATAGAGGCGAACAATAATAGTGGTTCTGAGTTATTACTGTTGCTTCCGAGAGAATCAAAGGATATTCCTCAGTtaggtgtgtgtttgtttgtttaatgtagTTTGAGATTTGTTGGTGAAGTTAATTTGCTAACTTTTAACGAGATTTGTGATGAGTTTTGAATTGCAAACTCtagatttttgtttcttgtgtACTCAAAGCACTTTAAAAGGAGAAAGGATGCTTGTTTTTAATCGTTTTAGAGCAAAGATATATTTTGGgagatgtcattttttaaaactcagaatcAAAAGGGCATTGCAGTAAATCGAAGAGGGTACATCTTTAAAAATCGATCGTTGATACTGATAGTATTGGAGGTAGGCTGCTTTTCTGTTTCTGCGACAGCTATTTAATATTGTTGCTTCAGGATTTCTCATCTTTCAGATTGATTTCAGCAGCTGAAAACAGCTGTATGCTCTGTTGTCATACAGAATGAGAAACCTGTTGATTTCTGAAGTGACTTGGGCTGTTGCTTTAAAAGGTGTTTGTCTTTCACATTTTCCaaattatacttaaattttttttttttcttcaacagGAAGGAGTCAAGACTGAGAACAACGATCATATTAATTTGAAGGTGGCGGGGCAGGATGGTTCTGTGGTGCAGTTTAAGATTAAGAGGCATACACCACTTAGTAAACTAATGAAAGCCTATTGTGAACGACAGGTGAGGAGCTGACATGTGTACTTCCTCtgaataaaacagattttaaaaaacacaaacattttcTTGAGAAATAGAAACCAGCATAATATGACAATAGATTGTTTTtggtagaatatatatatacacttacgTACTTGACATGTCAGAGTTTTATCATACActtgctttgttgatttttcatGAAACCCCTTAAGATGGTTAATATACATGATTCTGATTCTGTGCCATAATGCATTCTTGTCAGGCTCTTTTTTGACAATTTAAAATTTGTCTTGTGTTGAAACAGTTTATTTCGAGTATTTTAACCAACTTGGAAATAAAACTAAATGTACGTTTAAGGACATTGCAAGTTTTCTGAAGCATGTAAaattgtaatattttctttttacactAATAGTAGAGGTCAGGCGTAAACACTGCTATATTAAAGACATTTGAATTTTACTcagaaaatagtaaattttttACATCAAGAAGAGGAAGTAGAAATCAACAGATGCTAGGAGGTAAATAAGCTTTAAGACAAAGAAGCTTCCTTTTGTGATGTTGAGTCTATAATACTACAAGGCAACTTTAAAGTTGACTTTTGCAAGTATAGCAGAAACTAGTAGATCAGTTAATCCAACAATAAGTATTTTTCTTACTTTACCCTGGGTGAATAACATATAAAAGTTTGGAAAATTATTCTGTTAGATTAAAACAATTTATCTACATTGCACATTGACCTCCTAAAAATAGGTTCAAAATAAAGTTAGAATCTACAAGTTTCGAGGGGTGCCTCTACAAGTTGGGAGATTGAATTCGAATTGATACTTGGGTCTCCTTTATGACATTGAAAGGCTTCTTAAAGAAACCGAAGACTTCAAGTTTGAATATTTTATGCCTAATTTACTTATATAATAATACtgtgattataattttttatataggTAAGCTTGTTCATAATTCTTTACAAAGATACGCCCTTCAGTGTACTTTTATTTGAAGCATTTTGGTTAAATCCTGTAACAGTAAATACATACTTATTAATTATGCTAAAGAATACAGTATTTCAGCAATAATACCCCTTCAGGTTACAGGGGAATTTTAAAAGGTGGAACTTTTATGTAGCACAACCTTATACAAAATAGAAACTCATGCTTAGATTTGGTAACTTTTAACAAAATCCTCTGCGTATCATGCCTAACTCTTCTCTGATTACTATTAAATTTTAGCTTTCATTTAAAACTGGACTGAAAATTTTTGAACTTAGAGAAAGATACATTGAATACCCATGAGTCTACCCCTAGATTAAGTTTACgtatttttttttgcaagatgCATATAAACTGGGGCATTATACTGTGTCCCAGAAAAAGTAAAGCACATCCTCTGTATTCCAGATTTTCCTTTTATAGGGAATTGTAATATAAGGTCAGTTAGTGGGTCAATCAAGGATTTTTTAGTTTTCCTTCTGTGTTAAAATAAATCTGTACTGCCCAGATTaaagttttctttgatttttctcagtTATTAGGCATAAGATGGGGTATTGAGGCCATTCTTTCTTTGCACTAGAGGAAAAAACATTGGCCATCCATAAAGAATATAATTCTACTGTATATCCGTTGGAATGCAAATAGGATTTGAAGATAGTATCCAGGAAGAATTTGGAAAGATGTTTATTCCCATTTTCCTCTTAAATGGGGGAAACCTCAAAGGTTTGAGTGACAGAAGGTCCCTGTTTACTTTGCAAATGATTTCTCTGGTTCTAAGGAAGAGGACTGAGTCCCTGCTTTTTAAGTGTGGTACATGTTATTTCAAAAAAAACTCAGTATTTATCCCATCTAATTTGCAGAGCTTAAGTTTTTTGGCAGGTGAGGAAGAAGACCAAGAATTTCCTATCAAGGTTTTAATTGAATGCTCATATTTACTTTCTTATGCACTCATTTGGCATTGGATCTCTGGAGGAGTCCAAGTGAATGCCTACCAGGCATCTCAGACTAAACATGCAAAAGAGGACCCTTGATTCTTCTATAGTGTCCCCACTCAGTAAATAGCATCATTTTACATCTAGTTGCCGAAACCTTAGGATCTTCATTGATGATGTAACATAACTCAAAATCCATCACCCAATTGTGTTCTCTGTCTAAACTTGGCCCGGTACAGTAGCCACAAGCCGTATGTGACCGATTACCACTTGAGATGTGGCTAGTCCAAATTGAGATGTGCTGCAAAGTGTAAAATAAATGCCAGATTTTGGAGACTCGGCATGACAGAAGGTTCAGTTGTTAAAATGTTGATTGTATGTCGAAGTGATAGTATTTTAATTATGCTgagttaaaacatttttattaagctTTTACTTACTTGTAACTTTCTAGTGTGGCAgctagaaaacttaaaattacatGTATGGCTCACACTGTATTTCTATTTGATAGTGCTGAGCTCTCAATCATTTTTAGTCTACGCTTGATTACTAcctcagggacttctctgattTCAAGTGCCCTTGTTCACTCagttctcttttttgtttgttttgatgtttttttcATTGATTATTGTATTTACCTGTCTCTGCAttaaatgtaagctccatgagcaTAGggctgttttgttcactgtttgtCTAGATAGATCCTGGACCAATACTGGCTTACAGAATGTCttcaaatgtttataaaatgataGAGATTCAGCCTAGTATCTCTAGAGGTTGGTTTCTAAATAAGTTTTTCATTCACATGTAGAATTAGTTTGCCCACTTTATATCAGCCACAGGTCCTTCAGCTAAATGACTGAAagcatagtattccattttagTATAAATTTACCCCAACCCTAGTTGTTTTCTAGGGTGTCAAATGGTTTCAGAGAGCCCAGAATAATTGGTTTAGTCCAGTTCATTTTTGTGAAATGAAGAAGTGGGAACATGTAGAGATAGCCTCACACAGCTCTTCTGGGGCACAATTAAAGCTCAATGTTGAGATTTATAcataagagaaaaccaagtactGGTTTAGTATAAATTCATTGTTTAATTTTACATAGTTTATGGAATCTTAAAAGCCAATTTCCTGAATTTTGGACTTTTGATCTCTAGCAAAATAAAAGAGCTTTTATTGATAAGGAAAAGCATAAAAAGGTGGCAATAAAGGAGTACAATTTGCTTGTGTTCTCCTGGCCctgcctttcccctcccccctccttaATTTGAATGGTCACACCGTTGACCTTATGTCCTTATCAGTGGATGTAGTGAGGGAAGAACACGGCATATAAAAGGTGCTTAGTGTTTTGTTGAAGCAATCGTCTCCAATCTAGTGTTTGTAAATATGTAATAATACTAATGGCTTGGCATTGGATTCTTGGTTGCTTTGTGTAATCACAAACTAAATTTGAAAGTCATGAGGAATGAATTAGGTTATGGCTGTCACCTACCTAGTGGGGGATTGCTTGTGTTCCTCTACCTAGTGGGGGATTGCTTGTGTTCCTCAAGACAAGGGCTAGTCTGGAAGTGGGTGGTATGTGTCAAGACTAGAGTTTTAAAGGAAGCAGTATGTTACATGTAGTTTTAAAGACCAATTCAGTGAATCcttgttgaataagtgaatacAGATGTTAACCGAGTGTTTGTAGAGAATACTTGATCTCAATATTTTTAGTCCTAGGAACTCAGTTTAATTTTCTCTTAAATACTAAAGCAAAGAGTTTGTGTAACAAGAGTTATAGTTTATAATTTGTGCATGATACAGGAATGATTTTGTGTAAGACACTTCCAAGAAAGCTATTTTTCTAGTTAATATATTCACAGCATACCTCCAAAGatactttctatcttgttctcaTGTGGCTGCAGTTACCAACAGCTTCACTGTTTTGCTCCTTTCCCACCCCTGTGACAGGTAGGTAATTCTTGAATAAGTTAAACATTGGAGTCCCCTTTGCAGAAAGTTGCATGTTTCGGCTCATTTATCTCCTTAAATGCACATAAAAATTTCTTGAAGTTAAACTCTAGTAATAGAATTTATTAGTTAAGCTCTAGTAATAGAATGAAAAACACTAGAGTTTAGAGAAAGTAAAAATCACCCCAAATCACCTAACCAGTATGGAAATCTTAACATAATCCTAactgtttctttgcattcttaTTGCGTTTAAACGCTTTGTCCAGGGTTTGTCAATGAGGCAGATCAGATTCCGATTTGACGGGCAGCCAATCAATGAAACAGACACACCTGCACAGGTAAAAATCTCTTTGTGCTAACTTGAGAACAAATGTGTCCATAATTTTCTGAGCAGCTTTGTTAACTTGTGAACTTCTAGtcattggagtatagttcttTACCAGAGTTCAAAGCTATGTAAAATACGGCCAaaggggaataaaaagaaaaaacaggaataaattCACGAAGTGTTTATGGTTTTTTAATATCTACTTATCACTTAGTAAAGCTAGtaggtcattttattttaatcaaagtTTTCCTCTTGCAAGCatcatttggaagaaaataattaaaattcctGTCTGTTACTTCAGATTgttgttttccttctgttttcattGCTGCAACTCTAAATCATACTCAGGGTTTCTCACAAGTGATTGATTGGCTATTGTAGCCATTTTAGCTCCTCCTGAAGCCTTGATTACATATATTTCTGAACTGTAGGGAATCTAGTGGTTGTAACTGCAAGTCTCTTGATAGCTTATGTTTCATAAGGCTGTTGATAGTAGGTCTGTTCCCAAACCCTTAGTTGTTTGATCCCTTAATCTCTACATATAACCTCAATTAATCTGTC
It encodes the following:
- the SUMO2 gene encoding small ubiquitin-related modifier 2 isoform X2, translating into MADEKPKEGVKTENNDHINLKVAGQDGSVVQFKIKRHTPLSKLMKAYCERQLPTASLFCSFPTPVTGFVNEADQIPI
- the SUMO2 gene encoding small ubiquitin-related modifier 2 isoform X3, with the protein product MADEKPKEGVKTENNDHINLKVAGQDGSVVQFKIKRHTPLSKLMKAYCERQLEMEDEDTIDVFQQQTGGVY
- the SUMO2 gene encoding small ubiquitin-related modifier 2 isoform X1; protein product: MADEKPKEGVKTENNDHINLKVAGQDGSVVQFKIKRHTPLSKLMKAYCERQGLSMRQIRFRFDGQPINETDTPAQLEMEDEDTIDVFQQQTGGVY